The Methanofastidiosum sp. genome contains a region encoding:
- the trkA gene encoding Trk system potassium transporter TrkA, whose protein sequence is MYVIVVGGGLTGFNIAKLLVEEGIGVVVIEKDLARCQEISKKIDALVIQGNGSNPKILIEAGAKDADLLVAVTNSSEVNLISCITAKNLGTRKTVAKIAIEYTFTEDIDLTKVGVDYSFSPGTIIAYDVERILELPSALAIQALADGKVTMAEFMVKRESKYIGRALKEKIFPDGTIIGAVLKSEDTIIPTGEYVFEEGDKAFILGKPKLVENVIEKCSDCQRVRKVMIVGASNTAVQLAKMLERSMSVKLIDSDTKRCEEISKILQKTLVIKGDIMDLSLLKDEGIGDVDAFISLTKYDQLNLFSCLIGKYLGAFKTIARVENIELIKFFEDMGVDIALSPKVSTAEHVMRFIRMGGLKSLIILPTGQAEIIELSPTKNAKILGKTLRDITLPEEILFLIIVRDNKLIIPRGDDIVQEDDKVIVSAKVEKIKKIKELFGQN, encoded by the coding sequence ATGTACGTAATAGTCGTAGGGGGAGGCCTTACTGGATTCAATATAGCAAAGCTTCTAGTCGAAGAAGGTATTGGTGTTGTTGTTATTGAAAAGGATCTTGCAAGATGCCAAGAAATCTCAAAAAAAATAGATGCTCTTGTTATACAAGGTAACGGCTCAAATCCTAAGATTCTTATTGAAGCTGGTGCAAAGGACGCGGATCTTTTGGTAGCAGTTACTAATTCTTCTGAAGTTAATTTGATATCTTGTATAACGGCAAAAAATCTTGGGACAAGAAAAACAGTTGCAAAGATTGCGATTGAATATACTTTCACAGAAGATATTGATTTGACTAAAGTTGGAGTAGACTATTCCTTCTCACCAGGTACTATCATAGCCTACGATGTCGAGAGGATATTAGAACTTCCAAGTGCTCTTGCAATTCAAGCTTTGGCCGACGGAAAAGTTACAATGGCAGAGTTCATGGTCAAAAGAGAATCTAAATATATTGGTAGAGCTCTAAAGGAAAAAATATTTCCAGATGGCACTATAATAGGTGCCGTTCTTAAGAGCGAGGACACAATTATCCCAACAGGAGAATATGTATTCGAAGAGGGCGATAAAGCCTTCATACTTGGTAAACCAAAGCTCGTTGAAAATGTTATAGAAAAATGTAGTGACTGCCAGAGAGTAAGGAAGGTAATGATAGTTGGTGCAAGTAACACTGCTGTGCAACTTGCAAAAATGCTTGAAAGAAGCATGTCAGTGAAACTTATAGATAGTGATACAAAAAGATGCGAAGAAATCTCTAAGATTCTCCAAAAAACTCTTGTAATAAAAGGGGACATTATGGATCTCTCTTTATTAAAAGATGAGGGAATTGGGGATGTGGATGCTTTTATTTCACTAACAAAATACGACCAATTGAATCTATTTTCTTGTCTGATAGGTAAATACTTGGGCGCCTTTAAAACAATTGCAAGAGTTGAAAATATAGAGCTAATTAAATTCTTTGAGGACATGGGCGTTGATATTGCCCTAAGTCCAAAGGTCTCTACAGCTGAACACGTTATGAGATTTATTAGAATGGGTGGCCTTAAATCATTGATAATACTCCCAACTGGTCAAGCTGAGATTATTGAACTTTCCCCTACAAAAAATGCTAAGATTCTTGGAAAAACTTTAAGAGATATTACTTTGCCCGAAGAGATACTCTTCTTAATCATAGTAAGAGACAATAAACTAATTATACCACGAGGAGACGACATCGTTCAAGAGGATGACAAGGTTATAGTATCTGCAAAAGTAGAGAAAATTAAAAAGATAAAAGAGCTATTTGGTCAAAATTAA
- a CDS encoding DUF2179 domain-containing protein, which yields MEMLFWVLPILIFLARVVDVSLGTMRIIFVSKNLKKLAPIVGFFEVFIWINVIGQVMQNVNSLVHYVAYAGGFAAGNYIGIVIEERLAVGHVIARIITKENTDGLIKFLKKERCGVTIVDAHGKKGEVKILFTVIKRKKLDAIYEAIDKFTPDSFVSIEDVKSVSDEGFVGIPLKKKRFLGTFRALRKGK from the coding sequence ATGGAAATGTTGTTTTGGGTATTACCTATCTTAATTTTTCTGGCAAGGGTGGTGGACGTCAGTCTTGGGACCATGAGGATAATATTTGTCTCAAAGAATCTTAAGAAACTTGCACCCATAGTTGGATTTTTTGAAGTTTTTATCTGGATTAATGTTATTGGCCAAGTCATGCAGAATGTCAATAGCCTAGTACACTATGTAGCGTATGCAGGGGGATTTGCAGCTGGAAATTATATTGGTATAGTCATAGAAGAGAGACTTGCAGTGGGGCACGTTATTGCTAGAATAATTACAAAAGAAAATACAGATGGCCTTATTAAATTCTTAAAAAAAGAAAGATGTGGAGTTACAATTGTTGATGCTCATGGGAAGAAGGGTGAAGTAAAGATACTATTCACAGTTATTAAAAGAAAGAAATTGGATGCAATATATGAAGCGATTGACAAATTTACTCCCGATTCTTTTGTTTCAATAGAGGACGTGAAATCTGTAAGTGATGAGGGATTTGTAGGTATTCCCCTTAAGAAGAAGAGGTTTCTTGGAACCTTTAGGGCTTTGAGAAAAGGTAAGTGA
- a CDS encoding DNA-binding protein, which produces MEYKKFGNKYIVRIDKGEEIVDTLKKFCVDNKIRLGTITGLGATNKVTIGLFETQSKKYFSKELIGNHEIAPLYGNITTMNGEIYLHLHVNLGNEEHKSFAGHLNSAFVSATVEVIIDSIEGEVERNFSDEIGLNLLKFT; this is translated from the coding sequence ATGGAATATAAGAAATTTGGTAATAAATATATAGTAAGAATAGATAAGGGCGAGGAAATCGTAGACACACTGAAAAAATTTTGTGTTGACAATAAGATTAGATTAGGAACAATAACTGGACTTGGAGCAACAAATAAAGTAACAATTGGGCTTTTTGAGACTCAATCAAAAAAATATTTCTCTAAAGAATTGATTGGAAATCATGAGATTGCCCCACTTTATGGCAACATAACGACTATGAACGGAGAAATTTATTTGCATCTTCATGTAAATTTGGGAAATGAAGAGCACAAGTCATTTGCAGGGCATCTAAATTCGGCATTTGTCAGTGCAACAGTTGAAGTGATAATTGATTCAATCGAAGGGGAAGTTGAGAGAAATTTCAGTGATGAAATCGGATTGAATCTTTTGAAATTCACTTAG
- a CDS encoding TetR/AcrR family transcriptional regulator encodes MPKVFPDYREEAKNRIIRESVKFFSEKGYHKTKMSEIAEGLGVSKGAIYQYFTSKEELFLEVIRYYVEYTQKELISFLNLRSPEAIATDEFFDIMFNMGQSQSVENLTLLDRLFPPLDFNLAISELMTSNPLMKAEMTKYYKDSIKLIADYFESYKKRGIIKKNIDTFSLSMGITSLQDGLMAAMQMGIEISEIRKTWKEITKMMLKIALAD; translated from the coding sequence ATGCCTAAAGTTTTTCCTGACTATAGAGAAGAGGCTAAAAACAGGATAATAAGAGAATCTGTAAAGTTCTTCTCTGAAAAAGGATATCACAAAACTAAGATGTCAGAAATTGCGGAAGGCCTTGGCGTCAGCAAAGGAGCTATCTACCAGTACTTTACTAGCAAAGAAGAACTGTTTTTAGAGGTAATCAGATACTATGTTGAGTATACTCAAAAAGAGTTAATATCATTTCTAAATTTAAGGTCACCTGAGGCTATCGCGACAGATGAGTTTTTTGATATAATGTTCAACATGGGACAATCTCAATCAGTTGAAAATCTAACTTTATTAGACAGATTATTCCCTCCTCTTGATTTTAATCTTGCCATATCTGAACTAATGACAAGTAATCCCCTCATGAAAGCTGAGATGACAAAATACTATAAGGATTCAATTAAATTAATTGCCGATTATTTTGAAAGCTATAAAAAAAGAGGGATTATCAAAAAAAACATAGATACATTTTCCCTATCAATGGGGATAACTTCGCTTCAGGATGGACTCATGGCTGCAATGCAGATGGGGATAGAAATATCGGAAATAAGAAAAACCTGGAAAGAAATAACTAAAATGATGCTAAAAATCGCTTTAGCTGATTAA
- a CDS encoding class I SAM-dependent methyltransferase — protein MAHKFNIKDMNRLDSPERRKMLPPEETLIDAGLTKNDIFIDIGCGIGYFSIAASIIIGPKGKVFALDTSSEMLEELNRRIIDKKIKNILPILTKDYDFKIDSEIGTFALMSNVLHEVDDKVIFLKETNKVLKTQGKLCVIEWQKKETEKGPPIKDRLSKLQVNELLDQTNFKLLDSYSIGDNFTAYISKKIPK, from the coding sequence ATGGCTCACAAATTCAACATAAAAGACATGAATCGATTAGATTCCCCAGAACGAAGAAAAATGTTGCCCCCAGAAGAAACACTAATTGATGCCGGATTAACTAAAAATGATATTTTCATAGACATTGGATGTGGAATCGGTTATTTTTCTATTGCTGCTTCAATAATTATAGGGCCAAAAGGAAAAGTCTTTGCACTCGATACATCTAGTGAAATGTTGGAAGAACTTAATAGAAGAATAATTGACAAGAAAATAAAAAATATATTGCCAATCCTCACAAAAGATTACGACTTTAAAATTGATTCTGAGATAGGTACATTTGCTTTAATGTCAAATGTTCTCCATGAGGTCGACGACAAAGTAATCTTCTTAAAAGAAACAAACAAGGTTCTAAAAACTCAAGGAAAACTTTGTGTTATAGAATGGCAGAAGAAAGAAACAGAAAAAGGGCCACCCATAAAAGATAGGCTTAGTAAATTACAAGTGAATGAGCTATTGGATCAAACAAACTTTAAACTACTTGATAGCTATTCAATAGGTGATAATTTTACTGCGTACATATCAAAGAAAATACCTAAGTGA
- the truD gene encoding tRNA pseudouridine(13) synthase TruD → MEIKKYPEDFQVEEVIDIKNGKYLVFKVKKINRDTLDVIHELARKTGIPFGKFGYAGLKDRHAATIQSFSVDMIYEDTIRGLDLKDVELYDFSKGQKIDIGDLVGNKFNILVRGIPENPDEIIRSNIQQIEKNSGFPNLFGEQRFGGNEEVGRLILKGEFKEAVEKLLLKDNLGEDLTDLIKEGKYAEAHELYPNLRNEKQILDFLSKSPDYAKVFIVLPPSVSSLFVHAYQAKIFNEAILERIKEVPLNEPEMGDLVSMAKQGNYYRTQVTKSNLGRVKEGMKKGEINVIAPLIGYSSLIPKSLLGKLSIELIENDGITKESFRVKEAPFLASNGAYRNILGGYKDLSYTLEEDGTRFKFFLYKGEYATVFLNYLTSSLS, encoded by the coding sequence ATGGAAATAAAGAAATATCCTGAAGATTTTCAAGTAGAGGAAGTCATAGATATAAAAAATGGAAAATACCTTGTTTTTAAAGTAAAAAAAATAAACAGGGATACCCTTGATGTCATCCACGAACTAGCTCGAAAAACTGGGATACCTTTTGGAAAATTTGGATATGCGGGACTCAAAGATAGGCATGCCGCGACTATCCAGAGTTTCTCTGTTGATATGATTTATGAAGATACTATAAGGGGTCTAGATCTAAAGGATGTAGAGTTATATGATTTCTCAAAAGGTCAAAAGATTGATATTGGAGACCTAGTAGGGAACAAATTTAATATTCTTGTGAGGGGTATTCCAGAAAATCCTGACGAGATTATAAGATCTAATATTCAACAGATAGAGAAAAACTCTGGATTTCCAAATCTTTTTGGGGAACAAAGATTTGGGGGCAATGAAGAGGTCGGCAGGCTTATTCTAAAAGGTGAGTTCAAAGAGGCAGTTGAGAAGCTATTGCTAAAAGATAATCTTGGTGAAGATCTAACTGATTTGATTAAGGAAGGGAAGTATGCAGAAGCACATGAATTATATCCAAATTTAAGAAATGAAAAACAGATTTTGGATTTTTTGTCAAAATCACCTGATTATGCTAAAGTGTTTATAGTTTTACCTCCTTCAGTTTCTTCTCTATTTGTTCATGCTTATCAGGCCAAAATATTCAATGAGGCTATTCTTGAAAGAATAAAGGAAGTTCCTTTAAATGAACCTGAGATGGGAGACCTTGTATCAATGGCAAAACAGGGTAACTACTACAGGACACAGGTAACTAAATCTAATCTTGGGCGCGTGAAGGAAGGGATGAAAAAAGGAGAGATAAATGTAATAGCGCCTTTAATTGGTTACAGCTCTTTGATTCCAAAATCTCTATTGGGAAAGTTATCAATAGAATTAATAGAAAATGATGGAATAACAAAGGAAAGCTTCCGTGTCAAAGAAGCACCATTTTTGGCATCCAATGGAGCATATAGAAATATCTTAGGTGGATATAAAGATCTTTCTTATACTCTTGAAGAGGACGGAACAAGATTTAAGTTCTTTCTCTACAAGGGAGAATATGCAACAGTTTTTTTGAACTACCTTACTTCTTCTTTATCTTGA
- a CDS encoding TrkH family potassium uptake protein → MVGISMILPLLWGIYYREAEAYIFLICILLTLITGTLLKLIFKEEDIRLIEGFGVVSFCWIIIPIFGALPFYLSGNLSFIDAYFETISGFTTTGASVINNVEILPKCILFWRSFTHWLGGIGIVVLALIILPALSVGGRQIFLSEPSGPKLDKLKPQIREVGKIIYGIYILFTGIQIFLLIIAGMSLFDASCHSFAALATGGFSTKNASIGFYNSPLIEGIIILFMFLGATSFSLHYAALKGKITYLKDSEFMLYLSILAFSIFIVTLDITYQLHENILLAFRHAIFNVISISSTTGYATANFDLWPDLSKLILLILMLIGGCAGGTAGAIKAIRILLLIKMGLRELYKIIHPNAIFQIKFNGKIISEEVLHGISGFYFFYMVTFGICSLIMLAFGNDFLTSISSVAATLGGVGSGFSLVGPMVTYSFLPSFAKLVLCFCMLAGRLELFTLFVLFIPSYWKE, encoded by the coding sequence ATGGTAGGAATTTCAATGATACTTCCTCTACTTTGGGGGATATACTATCGCGAAGCTGAAGCATATATATTTCTCATCTGCATTTTACTTACGTTAATTACAGGAACTTTATTAAAATTAATATTCAAAGAAGAAGACATACGGCTTATTGAAGGATTTGGAGTTGTTTCTTTTTGTTGGATAATAATACCAATTTTTGGGGCACTTCCTTTTTACCTATCGGGGAATCTAAGTTTTATTGACGCCTATTTTGAAACTATATCTGGATTTACAACTACAGGCGCATCAGTTATTAATAATGTTGAAATATTGCCCAAATGTATTTTGTTTTGGAGATCTTTTACGCACTGGTTAGGTGGTATTGGTATAGTTGTTCTTGCATTGATAATATTGCCTGCCCTTTCAGTCGGGGGCAGACAGATTTTTTTATCAGAACCATCTGGGCCAAAATTAGATAAACTAAAACCACAAATTAGAGAAGTTGGAAAAATTATATATGGGATATACATTTTGTTCACAGGTATTCAGATTTTTCTATTAATTATTGCAGGTATGTCTCTTTTCGATGCTTCATGCCATTCTTTTGCTGCACTTGCGACGGGAGGATTTTCAACTAAAAATGCCAGCATTGGATTTTATAATAGTCCTTTGATAGAAGGCATAATAATCCTATTTATGTTTCTAGGTGCAACGAGTTTCTCTCTGCACTATGCAGCATTGAAAGGAAAGATAACTTATCTAAAAGATAGTGAATTCATGTTATATCTCTCTATCTTGGCCTTTTCTATTTTTATTGTAACATTAGATATTACTTACCAACTACATGAAAACATATTACTCGCATTTAGGCATGCTATTTTTAATGTGATAAGCATATCAAGCACTACGGGATATGCAACGGCGAATTTTGATTTATGGCCCGATCTTTCAAAATTGATTCTTCTCATACTTATGCTAATAGGGGGTTGTGCAGGTGGAACCGCAGGTGCCATAAAAGCTATAAGAATACTATTGTTAATAAAAATGGGTTTAAGAGAACTCTACAAAATTATTCATCCAAATGCAATATTCCAGATTAAATTCAATGGAAAGATTATATCGGAAGAAGTTCTTCATGGAATAAGTGGATTTTATTTTTTTTATATGGTAACTTTTGGGATATGTAGCCTAATCATGCTTGCCTTTGGTAATGATTTCTTAACTTCTATTTCTTCTGTTGCAGCTACTTTAGGCGGAGTAGGTTCTGGATTTAGCCTAGTTGGGCCTATGGTAACATACAGTTTCTTACCATCATTCGCAAAGCTTGTATTGTGCTTCTGCATGCTCGCCGGTAGACTTGAACTATTTACTCTTTTCGTATTATTTATTCCAAGTTACTGGAAAGAGTAA
- a CDS encoding type 1 glutamine amidotransferase: MKVLIVKNIARESPGLLLEILEENKIEFNIYEYEKDRAFPSPEDYGAIFVFGGPDSANDETEKMIKEIKGVKEFLAKGIPYFGICLGLQVMVKALGGNVKKNPIKEIGWRDPKDRIFKVSLTDEGKKDPIFEGIESEFDIFQLHVETVELTQQMKLLGTGEYCTNQIVKYGDNAYGFQGHIELSPDLFYTWIQEDEDLALLDKFQLNKDYNKIREKYESNGKRIINNFLYVSGIKVK, translated from the coding sequence ATGAAAGTTTTGATAGTAAAAAATATAGCAAGAGAAAGCCCGGGTCTTTTACTGGAGATTCTTGAAGAAAATAAAATTGAATTTAATATTTATGAATATGAAAAAGATAGAGCATTTCCTTCTCCTGAAGATTATGGTGCAATTTTTGTTTTTGGCGGCCCCGATAGTGCTAATGACGAAACAGAAAAAATGATAAAAGAGATTAAAGGCGTGAAAGAATTTTTGGCAAAAGGGATCCCTTATTTTGGGATATGCCTAGGACTTCAAGTAATGGTAAAGGCTTTAGGAGGTAACGTTAAAAAAAATCCAATAAAAGAAATTGGATGGAGAGATCCTAAAGATAGAATATTCAAAGTGAGTTTAACAGATGAAGGGAAGAAAGATCCTATTTTTGAAGGAATTGAATCAGAATTTGATATATTTCAATTACACGTTGAAACAGTTGAACTAACTCAACAAATGAAGCTATTAGGAACTGGGGAATACTGCACAAATCAAATAGTCAAGTATGGAGATAATGCCTATGGATTTCAAGGTCATATTGAGTTATCACCTGATCTCTTTTATACATGGATTCAAGAAGATGAAGATCTGGCATTATTAGACAAATTTCAATTGAATAAAGATTACAATAAAATTAGAGAAAAGTACGAATCAAATGGGAAAAGAATAATAAATAATTTTTTATATGTTTCGGGTATCAAGGTAAAATAA
- a CDS encoding RidA family protein, with translation MKKKVETKKAPTPVGPYSQGIVAGDFVFVSGQIPLKKSGELVLNDIEKATDIVLDNIEAILKEENLSLQDVIKSEVYLKDLRNFDKFNKIYEKRFTSGIMPSRVTVEVSKLPKNSDIEISCIAYNKN, from the coding sequence ATGAAAAAAAAGGTAGAGACTAAGAAGGCACCTACCCCTGTGGGGCCGTATTCTCAGGGAATAGTTGCAGGAGATTTTGTATTTGTTTCTGGACAAATTCCCCTCAAGAAATCTGGGGAGCTTGTTCTAAATGATATAGAAAAAGCCACAGATATTGTTCTTGATAACATTGAAGCAATTTTGAAAGAAGAAAATCTATCACTTCAAGATGTTATCAAGTCAGAAGTATATCTGAAGGATCTTAGAAACTTTGATAAATTTAACAAGATTTACGAGAAAAGATTTACATCGGGCATAATGCCATCCAGAGTTACCGTTGAAGTATCCAAACTTCCAAAAAATTCGGACATTGAAATATCCTGCATTGCATATAACAAGAATTAA
- a CDS encoding 4Fe-4S binding protein: MDNIPITVRMLSKLFPLRFFFAKFTRLPIIGQIMTKMFFEEDRIFYMSKDKVINIGKKIDEDDSIVLPSEIVNYFIDKSKHHVIMNFCICRTSKNCENYPRDFGCLFLGKAALNIDPRLGKQVTKDEAKEYIKKCREAGLVHLIGRNKLDSVWLKAKPPEKLLTICNCCECCCLWMMLPNLSKDISAKVTKLAGLEIKVTDKCTGCGECAKVCFVNAIKIVDRKAQINDNCRGCGRCVEKCRFNAIGISLGKNSLEDSIINISNSIDLS, encoded by the coding sequence ATGGATAATATCCCAATTACAGTTAGGATGCTTTCAAAACTATTTCCACTTAGGTTCTTCTTTGCAAAATTTACTAGATTACCAATTATTGGACAGATAATGACTAAAATGTTCTTTGAAGAAGATAGAATATTCTACATGTCAAAGGACAAGGTAATCAATATAGGCAAGAAGATAGATGAAGATGATTCAATCGTGCTCCCCTCAGAAATAGTAAATTATTTTATAGATAAATCAAAACATCATGTTATAATGAATTTCTGTATATGCAGAACGTCCAAGAATTGTGAAAATTATCCTCGAGATTTTGGTTGTTTGTTCCTTGGCAAAGCAGCATTAAATATAGACCCAAGACTTGGAAAACAGGTAACAAAAGATGAAGCAAAAGAATACATCAAGAAATGCCGTGAAGCAGGTCTTGTTCATTTAATTGGCCGAAATAAACTTGATTCTGTATGGTTAAAAGCCAAGCCTCCAGAGAAATTGTTGACTATATGTAACTGCTGTGAATGCTGTTGTCTTTGGATGATGCTACCAAATCTTTCTAAGGATATCAGTGCTAAGGTAACAAAATTAGCTGGACTTGAAATAAAAGTTACAGATAAATGCACGGGATGCGGAGAATGTGCTAAAGTATGTTTTGTAAATGCTATAAAAATCGTTGATCGAAAAGCTCAGATAAATGATAACTGCAGAGGTTGTGGAAGATGCGTTGAAAAATGTAGATTTAACGCAATTGGTATATCCTTAGGTAAAAACTCATTAGAAGATTCTATTATAAACATCTCTAACTCTATCGATTTATCATGA